In a genomic window of Mycosarcoma maydis chromosome 5, whole genome shotgun sequence:
- a CDS encoding uncharacterized protein (related to methylglyoxal reductase (NADPH-dependent)) has translation MSTSTTTSQGPKVLLTGVSGFVGSHVLDQLLKSSRSYHVTCVIRSKAKTEPWLSRQFAAGFQQNRIDVIEVSDLLASGCLDSAVEAKDYIVHVASPYVLSAKNNKRDIIDPAIKMTQNVLDAALKAENKAKAAGEKPKLKRIVVTSSFAAILNPLKGIEQRDYTYTDKDWQPIQYAFMGMFYSPLAYLISKTLAEKSVWNFLEQHKPSFDAATVNPPNIYGPIIHEVKSEDAINTSSAEPWKLYKAGGPNGDGKVPAEALWSFCDVRDVAKVHVAALDNPKAHNTRYLACGGSISWQEVADEIHSNPEYPQELKDHIPRGTPGQRHRPSPLAKLDTSRAEKDLGIEFLDWKESVIKGSLYSFIEIEKSWGHQ, from the coding sequence CAGCTACCACGTCACCTGCGTTATCCGATCCAAGGCGAAAACGGAGCCATGGCTATCGAGGCAGTTTGCCGCTGGTTTCCAACAGAACCGTATCGATGTTATCGAGGTCTCCGACCTGTTGGCCTCCGGATGCCTTGACAGTGCTGTCGAGGCCAAAGACTACATTGTCCACGTCGCTTCTCCTTATGTGCTCAGTGCCAAGAACAACAAGCGCGACATTATCGATCCTGCTATCAAAATGACGCAAAACGTGCTCGACGCCGCTCTGAAAGCCGAaaacaaggccaaggctgCTGGCGAAAAGCCCAAACTGAAACGTATCGTCGTCACCTCTTCATTTGCTGCCATTCTCAACCCATTGAAGGGCATCGAGCAACGCGACTACACTTACACGGACAAGGACTGGCAGCCGATCCAGTATGCTTTCATGGGAATGTTCTACTCTCCTCTCGCCTACCTCATCTCCAAGACGCTTGCCGAAAAGTCGGTATGGAACTTCCTCGAACAACACAAGCCCAGCTTTGATGCTGCTACCGTCAACCCACCGAATATCTATGGACCCATTATTCACGAGGTCAAGTCCGAAGATGCCATCAATACCTCCTCGGCCGAGCCTTGGAAGCTGTACAAAGCCGGGGGGCCTAATGGCGATGGTAAAGTGCCTGCCGAAGCCCTCTGGTCCTTCTGCGACGTACGTGATGTGGCCAAGGTGCACGTTGCCGCGCTGGACAATCCCAAGGCGCACAACACGCGCTACCTTGCGtgcggtggaagcatctCGTGGCAAGAGGTGGCGGACGAGATTCACAGCAACCCAGAATACCCACAAGAACTTAAGGATCACATTCCACGCGGTACACCCGGTCAACGACACCGTCCTAGCCCCCTGGCTAAGCTCGACACGAGCCGGGCCGAGAAGGACTTGGGAATCGAGTTTCTCGACTGGAAAGAGTCGGTCATCAAGGGGTCGTTGTACAGCTtcatcgagatcgagaagaGTTGGGGTCACCAGTAA